The sequence GGTGGCGACCTTCCTGCGGGGAACGATGCCCGATCGCGGAGACCTCGTGCTGTTCCGCTCGCCGGTTCCCGAGGAGACGCGTCTGTCCGTCAAGCGTGTCGTCGCGGTACCGGGGGACACGGTGGAGGTCAAGCAGGGCCGCCTGTGGCGCAACGGAGGGGTCGCCGAAGAGCCCTTCCTCCGCGAGCCCATGGCCTACGACTGGGGACCGGTGACCTGCGAGGGCGGGCACGTGTTGGTCCTGGGCGACAACCGGAACCAGGGGATGGACAGCCACAACTGGAGCATGCCCGGGCCGAAGGGCACACCGGTCGCCGCGCCGCAACTACCGGTTCAGTACCTTGAGGGCAAGGCCTTCGCGATCGTGTATCCTCCCCTGCGCATGACCTTCTTCCGCTCCACCCACTGACGCCTCACTATCCCGCAAACACGAAGCCCGGCTCAGGAGCATCTCCCAGGCCGGGCTTTGGCGCTCTTGCGGACCAGTCTACAGGTACGCCAGCTCACGGAAGCCGGGGACCGTGTGGCAGGTGATCAGGTTGCCGTCGTGGGCACTCTTGGCCCGCGCATCGCCCGAGCGCGACAGCACGTGCAGGTCGTCGCCGTCGATGCACATCGAGGCATAGTGCCGCGACTGCTTCCAACCGGGCCCCACCGCTACCAGACCAGCGAAGCACCAATCCACGCAGTTGCGTGAGAAGTGCAGCGCCAGCCGGTGGCGCTCGTTGTTGGGCAGGTCGAAGCGCTCCGCCGGCATGAGCTCCGGCTTGATCATCGAGTCCGTCGCCTGCGAGGAGAGCAGCCAGAACAGCTTCGTCTGCTCGTCCCACAGGATATGGAAGCGCATCTGGCCGCCGGGCATCGGCACGTAGAGCATGGTCTGTCCCGAGGGCGCCTGCTCCAGGGTCGTGGCCATCGTGCCGTCCTCAGCCTCCACCACCTTGGCCATCGCTGCCAGACCTGTTCCCGCTGTATGGGCACGCATGAAGAGGTGGAAGGTGCGGCCCTTCGGGTCATGCCAGATATGCGAGGGGTCGCTGAACTGCACCACGTTGGTCTCCAGCCATCCGATTGGCTGTGCCACTCGACGGCCGACTCCCTGCGCGTCGCGGTAGATTGGGCCGGGGTTGTAGAAGGGCACGCCGATCATGTGGGGCTCGCCCGATTGCTTGATTGCCTCGCGGAAGCTCAGGCGGCTGGCGAAGGTCCAGGAACCCTTGTTGGTCAGGTCGTCGTCGACCTTCGCCGCCATCAGCACCGGCGCCAGCACCGACACGCCCCAGCCCTTGAAGGTGCGGTCGGTGTTGTTCTCCATGACCAGGTAGACCTTGCCGTTCGCATACCAGACGTTGCAGGCCGACTGGTGCCAGCCTTCGCCCTCGGTCAGCTTAGCGGCCTGCGACCAGGTGTTACCCCCGTCATCGGAGCGCATGATCATGAGGTCGCCGACGTGGCCAAGCACGTAGAGGCTCTTGCCCGCCGTGAAGGGCCGAGCATGGAGCATCGGCATCAGAGACCGCTGCTGCCAGGTCTTCCCGTGGTCATCGCTGGAGAAGATCATGCCTCGCAGGAGGGTCTTGCCCTGCATTGCCCCCGGCAGCTTGGCGACTCCATCGCCGCCACGATCCATCGTCGCAATCAGCCGCCCACCGGGCAGACAGCAGATGCCCGGCGTGTAGCAGTACACGTGCTGCGGGTCTGGTGATTCGTAGACCACAGAGAACTCGTTGGCGAGGGGCTCGATCTTCCTGACTCCCTTCGAGGCGGCCTGATCTGCAGCAGCGCCCGAGACGCCGGCGGCAGCGGCAAGGCTGGTGCTGGCAACAAAAGTACGACGGTCCATGGACACAACCTCCACGCGATTGAGGTGCCACTCGTGACTTCAGCGACCGGGCATCGCTGCGGTCGCGGCGCTCACCTGTTACGCGGCCAGGACTTCCTCGCCGCAGGCCTGGGGACCTGCCCTGACACTGCACCACCCGGAGCAGAATCCCGAGCCGGGGTGCAGGGGATGGGCGAACAGGCTATAATGGGTTGTGTAGAAACCATTACTGCTTCCCAAAGGTAGCGTCCAAAGCCGTGAGACCCGTCACCGCATATCGTCCCAAGGCGCGTCGCGACCCGCAGGTCACCCACCTCTTCTGGCAGGGGGTGTACTACGGCATCGTCGTCGGTCTCCTCGCAGGGGCAGGTCTGTGGGGCTTTCTGCTGCTGGGTGGCGCTGGACCTGCGCTGGCGGCTGACAGGGGTCGCACGCTTCTGACCCTCGTGAGTTGCGGCGTCTTCGGCGGCGGCCTCATCTGCGTCTGGGTCTGGGGCTACCAGGCTCTTCTGCTCACAGGCCCCGAGATCGTCGCATCCTTCGGTGACCGTCTCGGCCGGTTGGTCGGCCTCTTTTTCCGCGACGAGGAGATGGAAGACCGCGAACTGAGGGTTGCTGCAGCCTCACAGGACCTGGCGCGTGGTCTGCTGGCTCTTCCGGCGGGTGTTCCACTGATGGTCGTCCTCGGCTTCCGCGGGAAGCTGGCGCAGCTAGCTACCTTGCCACTGGGCCTGCTGTCGGGGCTGTCGGCCATCGCCTGGGTTCTCCTGATCGCAGCCGGCTGGCAGTGGCTGCTCTTCGTGAAGCCGAAGGAACCGCCCAAGCCCGTCGTGGCCTCTCCGCAGGAGCGACTTGACACCGCCCGTCAGGAAGCCGAGATGGACAGTGCGCTCCAGTTGGCGGTCGCAAAGGCCCATCGGGCACGGGTTGCGGGCGAGCCGGACAAGGCCATCAAGATCCTGGAGGAAGCGCTGCGCGACGCCGACTTGCAGGGCCGCAGTGTGGCACACCTCCAGCTTCACCGTCTCCTCGGCTGGCTCTATGCCAAGCAGGGGAACGTCGACGGCGCCATGGTGATGTTCCAGACGGTGACGCGCCTTGCGGCACCCGGGAGCCCCGAGATGCAGGAAGCGCAGGCGGCCCTGGAGCGCTTGACCCGCAAGGCCGAGGCAGCCTCCGGAGTGCCGTCAGCACCGGTCCCGACCAAGGTGCTGGATCAGGACACAGCACCGGCAGGCCCGTCCAGTTCTGCCACCGATGCTGCACCGCTCTCGCCGGAGCAAGGTCGCAGCATCGAGCCGCAGAAGAAGAGCCGCTAGGCACGGGGATTGCGTCGCAGGCAAGAGGCTTTGCAGGCATGGCACGTATCGAAGATAGCAAGGGCCGGGATGACGACAACTCGGGCTACACTCGCCTGCTGGGCCTTCCGGAGCTCGGCCAGTTGCTGAGTCGCATCCATGCGACCGTCATCCGCAACGGCAACGAGCTTGAGAGCGTGCTGGCTCAGCGCTGCCCTTACCGCTCCGCAGGTCTCGCAGACCTGCTCCAGGGAGCGCTGCGTCTGCTCGAGCAGCCGATTGAGGTCTTCTTCGGCGAAGCACTCCACGTCGGACCGGCGGACCATCAGATCACGGCCGATGTGGTCATTCTCAGCCACGAAGAGCATCGCGTGCGCGCGATCGAGATCAAGGAGGGCGACCTCTTCGACACAAAGAAGGCCGACGGAGAGCTTGGCAGCCTGCGACCGCTGGCAACCCTCCTTGGGCAGCGCCTGGGATACCGTCCGAGCTACCACCTGTGCTGCTTCAACCAGGAGGACAAGGCGATCAGCGTTCGGGGCCTCAAGGGGCGGTTCGACGAGGACCAAGTGATGACCGGTCGCGAGTTGTGCGCTCTCCTTGGGGTCGATTATGACGCGGTGCGGCGTGAGCGCGAGGACGACGTGCGCGCCAACTTCGAGTACCTGACCGGCGAGCTTGCCGGGATACCGCAGATCAGGGACGCCGTAAGCCGCAAGATGGGGGTTGCTCGCGCGGAGGGTGACTGGTTCTAGTGTCCTGAGGCTTGTGTCGTGTCGCCGATCTTTCGGTGTGGCGTACACCGCACGGCAACCCTTGCAGTCGAGGGCTCCGTTGCGGGGCCGAGATTCTCGAGTACCAAAGGGAGGTCCAAGATGGCCAAGAAACTCATGACCTGTGAGCACTGCCAGGGCAAGAAGAACTGCACCACCAGCGGGGGCAAGAGCTGCCGCATCTGCATGGAGGCGGCCGGGATGGGTCGCAGGCAGTGGGCGACTGTTCGTTGCTCCTACTGCGGTGGGCGCGGGAAGTTGTGGGTCGAGGTTGAGGAGCCGGAGGCGGCGGAGTCTGCGGAGGCCGAGAAGCCGACGGAGTAGCCCCTTCAGACCACCGTGCAGGCCTCCGCGTGCGGGCAGAAAGTGGCGCAACTGGATGTAACTGTGACTGTCCAAGAAGTTGACGCGATCTAGTGCCTATGCTATAGTCGCTACGGGGTGGCGTCCTTTCGTGGCGCACCCCATCTCCGGCGTTTCGTTTCGCCCTTTCCCGATACGGGCCAAAGAAGGGAGGCACCTCCAGGCCTGGGAGATGGAGCTTGTGGAGCGAGACGGTGTGGGTATCGCACACGCGGCCGACGCATGGTGAGGAAACTTTGGAAACTCTCCATCGTGCGGCGCCGATCGCAGCTATGCCCACTTCAGCGGGCCCCCGCCCAGGGCAATTCGGGGGTACCTCTCCGGAGCAACATGAGGAGGGTAAAACAATACCATGAAGAAGCTCGTACTGTGTGTAGCGGCCTTTGTCCTTGTGGTTTCACCGGTTCTCGCTCAGGGTACCGCGAAGGTGAACCCGGCAGAGACCGTGCCGTTTGATCACTGGGCGTACGATGCGGTGCAGCGCCTGGCCGAACAGGGTATTGTCATTGGTTATCCCGATGGCAGCTACCGCGGCGACCGCGCAATGACCCGCTATGAGTTCGCAATGGCGATCTCCCGCCTGCTCGACGTCATTCCCGCTGCTGCCCAGGGCCCCAAGGGCGATCCGGGTAAGGACGGCCGCTCCGGTGCTGCCGGCGCGACCGGCGCAACCGGCCCGATGGGTCTCACTGGTCCTGCTGGTCCGAAGGGCGACATGGGCCCTGCCGGTCCGAAGGGCGATAAGGGCGACGTAGGTCCGATGGGTCCTGCCGGCCCCGCTGGCGCTCCGGGTGCTCCCGGTGGCGAGCGCGGTCCCGTGGGCCCGACCGGCCCGAAGGGTGACATGGGTCCCGCCGGTCCGATGGGCGCTCCTGGCCCCGTCGGCCCCAAGGGTGACCGCGGTCCGATCGGCCCGATGGGTCCTGCCGGTCCTGCTGGTGTTGCCGGTCCTGCTGGCCCCGTGGGTGTTGTTGGCCCCGCCGGTGCCAAGGGTGACAAGGGCG is a genomic window of Armatimonadia bacterium containing:
- the lepB gene encoding signal peptidase I, with product MRPEVEILQRAFEEQQQRRARRNRYRRLRNVLLFFLGAAISGGLCYFTACGAYKMGSEAMRPTLEPGDRVLVATFLRGTMPDRGDLVLFRSPVPEETRLSVKRVVAVPGDTVEVKQGRLWRNGGVAEEPFLREPMAYDWGPVTCEGGHVLVLGDNRNQGMDSHNWSMPGPKGTPVAAPQLPVQYLEGKAFAIVYPPLRMTFFRSTH
- a CDS encoding tetratricopeptide repeat protein; its protein translation is MRPVTAYRPKARRDPQVTHLFWQGVYYGIVVGLLAGAGLWGFLLLGGAGPALAADRGRTLLTLVSCGVFGGGLICVWVWGYQALLLTGPEIVASFGDRLGRLVGLFFRDEEMEDRELRVAAASQDLARGLLALPAGVPLMVVLGFRGKLAQLATLPLGLLSGLSAIAWVLLIAAGWQWLLFVKPKEPPKPVVASPQERLDTARQEAEMDSALQLAVAKAHRARVAGEPDKAIKILEEALRDADLQGRSVAHLQLHRLLGWLYAKQGNVDGAMVMFQTVTRLAAPGSPEMQEAQAALERLTRKAEAASGVPSAPVPTKVLDQDTAPAGPSSSATDAAPLSPEQGRSIEPQKKSR
- a CDS encoding sialidase family protein, whose amino-acid sequence is MDRRTFVASTSLAAAAGVSGAAADQAASKGVRKIEPLANEFSVVYESPDPQHVYCYTPGICCLPGGRLIATMDRGGDGVAKLPGAMQGKTLLRGMIFSSDDHGKTWQQRSLMPMLHARPFTAGKSLYVLGHVGDLMIMRSDDGGNTWSQAAKLTEGEGWHQSACNVWYANGKVYLVMENNTDRTFKGWGVSVLAPVLMAAKVDDDLTNKGSWTFASRLSFREAIKQSGEPHMIGVPFYNPGPIYRDAQGVGRRVAQPIGWLETNVVQFSDPSHIWHDPKGRTFHLFMRAHTAGTGLAAMAKVVEAEDGTMATTLEQAPSGQTMLYVPMPGGQMRFHILWDEQTKLFWLLSSQATDSMIKPELMPAERFDLPNNERHRLALHFSRNCVDWCFAGLVAVGPGWKQSRHYASMCIDGDDLHVLSRSGDARAKSAHDGNLITCHTVPGFRELAYL